The sequence aaaaagaaaagaactggTGCATATgatattaaagaaagaaaaatatacaagTGAAAAATGACAATGTCAAGTGGGAGGTTGTAGAAAAGGAATGTATTTATTAAGACCCAATAACATGTATTACCTTCCAAGAATCTGTACGTAGATGTGACGACGAAATATTTCCTATTCCATCCCTGTAGTATACTGAGTGAACCCTAGGGGGTAGTTTCGCTAAAAGATGTTTAAATGAAGAGACACCAGTACCACCTGGTTTAGTTTGATATTCAACCCTGCCAATGGAAAACTCCAGTTatacatacaaaataaaaataatatatgaaggGGGAAATGTCAGAATAAATTCAGAAGAATTTAAATATTACACATAAACCAAAGGATACTATTAGTTAATGTTTCATCAATTAAATCCAGCTGATCAATTGGTAAAGTATATGTTAAAACTGAGGCCATTTCAATCTCTTGGAAATCCTAATACAGGAGTAATGACTACAGTATGGGTTTGTGCAATCTAGAGAAACATAGAATAAGTAATATAGGGTGCCTATGAAGCAAGTGTCAATCTATCTTCTCTTGGCTGGGTGTGATAAAAATCTTAAAACGATCATTTTTCTGCAGTTAACTACTTCAATAAAAATGATTCATTGATGCTGCCATCAAATGTCGCAATAAAAACATGAAGGAAAAAGACAAATTACAATACACATACGAATAATAAGCatacaataactaaataaaaatattagaaaaaaggTCATGCCAAACttctaaaataataactatttcAACATGTTGGAGCATTTTGACATGTAAGTGATTTTTCTATTCCTTTTAAACTTTAATAGTTACATATGATATTTCCCAAAGAACTAAATGAGGATCTGAAGCatcaagtaaaataaaaaggagaTAACAAATATACCTTGAAAAAACACCTTTATGTCGAGCACCAGCATGGACCAAGCTATATCGCTCAGTGACTTGAACGCTTCCCCAGTGAGATATTTCAATTTCCCGTTCTAGCTCCTCAACAACAGCAAAGgcattgttattttcaaaatgaataAGTACAGGAGAATATGAATACGGGGGATGATTTTCATATGGCCCGTATTTCAACTCTGTACCAGCACGTTTAGTGGGGTCCATCACTGTGAATGATTCTACCCGAGTGCTTGGAGTCTTAATAAAAGTTGTCTGTTGCTTGACATGATAGGGAGACAATAATATTGCACTATCACGGAAATAAACCAACTGTGACTCTGATTGACTTATTTCTACTGGGAAAGGTTCCAGAGAATGTGTCAATATGTAAAGCACCTCTAGTGTTGTGGTTTCACCTTTACTTAATGGAGTTAACAAAGTTATAGAGAAAAACTTAGTTCCATTTGGTCCATCAGGTAGCTCGGCAGATTTGACATCTAGAGGAACATaagttttcttcttcctcttcccagAAGTTGCAGCAGCTCTGACTATTGCTAGATGTTCTACTTCAGTGGGTGAAAAGGCAATATGTACTTCTGAAGTAGGAGATGTCCCCAAATTTTCAACCTGAAAGGACAGCTCTTTGAAATATAAGATCTGCAAATTTCGTAAATGATGCTATAATAGCACAATCCattggaaagaaataaaaacaaataatttcaaGACAAATTTGGCACTAACAAACTGATTTGTTGTCTAAGAAttgaaaacaaatcatgaacTTCAATAGACTCATGGAATGGTCAGCAGCAGAGCTGAGGGGGAAAGTGGGGATGCCATAACCCCCccaagtttttattattttcatgcaTTCACTCAGATATTCATTATTTAGTTGGTGGCTATCATAAAAAGAATAGATTTCCACATAGCTATTTAATTTAAGGTCCTTCCCCTTTCATTTTATGCATACCAAATGTGAATTAAGTGTTTGCAGAAGGTACCTCTAATCAAATTGGGCAAAAGTAAAACTGAGCAGCCCAGTAACTTAATCAAATACCACTGAGCATAACCACTCCATCTAGACATACTGCACTTAAGTTAGATCCTTACTCACAGGCTCACAGCTGAATATGGAACACAATTTACAGATATGCAAAGTAGCAACCATGACAAACACAAGACAGAGTTATTATCAAAAGTGTAATAGTATGGAGAGGTTACCTTCAACGTCAAGTACACCTTAATAATGTGAGAAGTCAAGTCAATCTGCAAGGATCATTAGCATATTAGTCATGCAATGTATAAAAAAGAGCATTTGAAAGATAGAAAAATATGATGAAAGATATACAATATTTCCtcaacaccaaaaaaaaaaatcacatggaCATATCAACAATTGTTGtgggggaaaaaaaaaactcatcctAACTTAATTTACCAAAAATCGTATTCAGAAAGAGCACAAATTAGTCCACTTGTACCCTCCAACAAAtcatacaacttttttttttaactaaaaacaaacaaacaaacaaaatagaatAATGAGTCTTCAAATTCccaaaactctaaaaaaatacaagagtGGCACCGAAAGAAAAAGCAGACACATAAAGGGAAGGACAAAGAACCCAGGTGACACAGTTGACACAAGAATTGCCCATTTACACGAATCTATGATATACCCATGTGGCGAGTTCAAATTTTTTAGGCAGTGATCAGCACCCCCAAAACAATTCCCTCCATTTTGGCACAGATCTTGAGCGAAAACAAACGAGAATCTTAGtgcaaaaagagaaaacctACCCTGCGTTCAGCATTGGCGATCTGAAGGTGTTGGGAAGGAGAGGAGTTGACAATTGAGagaagggagagaaagaggaaAAGGGTTAGCAGAGGTTGAGGAACCATTGCAGTTGACAGAAGCAGGGGAGACTCAGACACTCTAGTCTACACTTTCGGTTTTATTAATAACTCTCAATACACGACGCTCGAATCTCATTTTGGGTCAAAAAAACACAGTTAAGGCCCTTACTACTTTCACCCCCATccccacttttttattttaattactcgttatactctttttttcttaaagggATACACCACTTTGGAACCTCCTTTTTCTCTTCAAGAAATGTCTTTCTGAAATATTATATGCATATTCCATATATGTAGTTCTAGAAATACATAATATGCATATGTTATTCTAAAAAAACATTCTGGTAGTAAAAAAACATACCCTAACCAACTCACTCAAGAGACTCCACAACCTGCAATCGTTGACATAGTAAAACTAGATTAGGAAAGGAATGCTTAATTGAATGCACTTGAAGGAGAGAAGTCATTGTCAAAAGTTTTGCTTGCATTTGAAGTGTATAATAGTCTTAATAGATGAAATTAATGATGAATGGACCTTGAACATAACATGTAGGAAAATGCACAATGTTACATATAATATACacaatattatataatgaaGATGAGGttcaaaattagattttaaagAACAATAAAGATAAGATGAAAATGAGATTCTATATAGGATTTAAAGGATaacaatgataaaataaaaataaaactaccaAACATGGAGTGTAAGATAAGGGTTTAAAAGGGTAAATTTGATGCAAAGAATATAACATGTGGTAACCTTGTGTGTTTTCTCTCATGTGACACTGTATTTCAAGGTATTTCATTGCAAATTTCATCTACTACATACCTTAATTGCAAAGTAAAGCTTTTAACAATGGCTTTTCTCCTTTAAGTGCATTCTAATAATCATTCATTTTCTAATCTAGGTttacaacataaaaaattacagACACTCTTAAGTAATTTGGTTaaggtatattttattattatcaaaaatatctttttggaGTAACATATACTTATTATGGAAATGTATTTTCGGGACTATGTATCGTAGTTCTGGAAATATATTTCCATAATagatatatattaatcaaaaaatacatttccaaaagaaaaacaaggagGTTCCAAGGAGTGTGTAAccctttaaagaaaaaatgtataatggataattaaaatataaaaaggagcAATGGGGGTATACTTAGAGAAAATGGaggtgaaaataataaatacatccTTCTTTAAGATTTAGGTCGATCCAACCCAACGAGTGAAATCATTTCACTTTAtcatttctaaatggcttaaataGGGGGCTCgcgattcttttatttttttttctttgtaagatattaattttttttaatttttttaaaatttgtattttttttatttttaattcctgtAATCGCAAACTTACGTGaactataaatgaaaaaattaaaatcttaaaaaaactaaaattgaaaaaacataacTAGTAGaactaataataaacaaaaagataaaaccaTTTAAATTAATAGCCACTTAAAATCTTAGACTCATGATAATCaaccatttaaattattttcataaataaataagctTAATTTCATTGTGAtcctatttttctattttaataacttattttttaaatcatcttACATACATTTTTGCactaaaataatgatttaattaaggaaagcaaAACAGACCCCACACATTTTCTAGGTTAATTCTGGAAAAACATATCACTAGAAAGCACCACTAATTAAAATGACAACGTAATTGAGCA comes from Glycine soja cultivar W05 chromosome 20, ASM419377v2, whole genome shotgun sequence and encodes:
- the LOC114403346 gene encoding dolichyl-diphosphooligosaccharide--protein glycosyltransferase subunit 1B-like, with amino-acid sequence MVPQPLLTLFLFLSLLSIVNSSPSQHLQIANAERRIDLTSHIIKVYLTLKVENLGTSPTSEVHIAFSPTEVEHLAIVRAAATSGKRKKKTYVPLDVKSAELPDGPNGTKFFSITLLTPLSKGETTTLEVLYILTHSLEPFPVEISQSESQLVYFRDSAILLSPYHVKQQTTFIKTPSTRVESFTVMDPTKRAGTELKYGPYENHPPYSYSPVLIHFENNNAFAVVEELEREIEISHWGSVQVTERYSLVHAGARHKGVFSRVEYQTKPGGTGVSSFKHLLAKLPPRVHSVYYRDGIGNISSSHLRTDSWKSELEIEPRYPLFGGWKSTFVIGYGLPLQDFLFESPDGRRYLNFTFGCPLVETVVDKLIVKVVLPEGSKDPTVEIPFEVKQHLEIKYSYLDVVGRTVVVLEKRNAVPEHNTPFQVYYRFNPIFMLAEPLMLVSAFFLFFVASVAYLHIDLSIRK